A single window of Deinococcus seoulensis DNA harbors:
- a CDS encoding DNA-directed RNA polymerase subunit beta' — MKDFSKVRIAIASPEKIREWSFGEVEKPETINYRTLKPEREGLFDERIFGPQKDYECACGKYKRQRYEGKVCERCGVEVTSSKVRRYRMGHIDLATPAAHIWYVKDTPSKIGTLLDLSAGQLEKVLYFSSFLVTTPRNAQKDGRPLKRGELLSDDEYRELRFGRQETYALTGGVEAEVRDGEYVTRGQILGGNVVSKMDGLAQYRFPRRAVIAYAEEVEASLPLPADALVEQDAFRAGEILAELEADVQITAPVDGTVFLHEMGEDSVMVEIRETLAAAPAADDEEEAAAPMGEVLSRVYVPHGMNVQVVHGEIIEAGAVLADAASGTRLRVSRDSRLSAVTFPKKKGDVQVTAHWTRRAEYGIQPQMHVLVGDGSEVRRGQKIIGAIDKEEEVVAEADGVITLHNPASIIVSKAKVYTYDDEPLVVNGDRVEPGDELADGGNLQSDISGRIEIDLVRKQVRVIESYDFEAKMGAEAVKELLDDLNLDELEVELNEMMKDSSRHKRAKARKRLEVTRAFKRSGNHPSWMILNTVPVMPPDLRPMVQVDGGRFATSDLNDLYRRLINRNNRLKKLMSQGAPDMIIRNEKRMLQEAVDALIDNGRRGSPVTNPGSDRSLRSLTDLLGGKQGRFRQNLLGKRVDYSGRSVIVVGPQLKLHQCGVPKRMALELFKPFLFKVLEEKGEVTNIKQARKMLERYRDTRDSVWDALEEVIEDKVVLLNRAPTLHRLGIQAFEPVLVEGQSIQLHPLVCEAFNADFDGDQMAIHVPLSAQAQAEARIQMLSAHNLLSPANGEPNVKPSRDIILGIFTLTLLRTDNLGAGSEFSSEQDALAALDAGKIALNSAITVNGRETSAGRLKYVFSNPDEAIMAVNRGTIDHQDFVRIRLNGVTYDTSAGRVMFRRIVQEALGTQAALVDTLVNLETAYEKDHLKDMIMACFKHLGIEATAGLLDGLKDAGFKLSTTSGITIGIDDIVIPPAKTEILAEADAKVAEIEQNFEFGFMTEEERYKQVVQLWNDTKDEVKNAMFDNFGKNYPFNPLWIMSLSGARGNAQQITQLAGMRGLMARPDGSTIEVPIRASFREGLSVLEYFISTHGARKGGADTALRTADSGYLTRKLVDVAHEVVVRDVDCGTTDYTAIPLGAVDERTGEWRSRKASEIETSIYGRTLTDAVEIDGHTIEADTMLSLEDVKAITRNAKVLQSVFVRTPLNCRVKSGVCQKCYGYDLSQAKPVSMGEAVGVVAAESIGEPGTQLTMRTFHTGGVAGSGGGDITMGLPRVIELFEARKPKTSAAVADRDGTVRIEEEEERYLVRIEADDDQYSSKTATKISKSLRMIVKDGDRVEAGQPLTRGAINPHDLLLYKDTDAAQRYLVEEVQRVYRSQGVKVHDKHIEVIVRQMLRWVEITDGGDTELLEGQTVERWEVDQANDLLEDGQTPSSWKPVLLGITKSSLTTKSWLSAASFQHTTHVLTEASMKGQVDDLIGLKENVILGKLIPAGTGLQTVRDMQVADDRTLEKYGENNTSSDSVTGDRSYDDTRPGVVNDNVTYTN; from the coding sequence ATGAAAGATTTCAGCAAAGTTCGTATCGCCATCGCCAGTCCGGAGAAGATCCGCGAGTGGTCGTTCGGTGAGGTCGAGAAACCCGAAACCATCAACTACCGCACCCTGAAACCCGAGCGGGAGGGTCTGTTCGACGAGCGTATCTTCGGGCCGCAGAAGGACTACGAGTGCGCCTGCGGGAAGTACAAGCGTCAGCGGTACGAGGGCAAGGTCTGCGAGCGCTGCGGTGTGGAAGTCACGAGCAGCAAAGTGCGCCGCTACCGCATGGGTCACATCGACTTGGCGACGCCCGCCGCGCACATCTGGTACGTGAAGGACACGCCCAGCAAGATCGGCACGCTGCTGGACCTGAGCGCCGGTCAGCTGGAGAAGGTGCTGTACTTCAGCTCCTTCCTGGTCACCACGCCCCGCAACGCCCAGAAGGACGGCCGCCCGCTCAAGCGCGGCGAACTGCTGAGCGACGACGAGTACCGCGAACTGCGGTTCGGTCGTCAGGAAACGTACGCCCTGACCGGCGGCGTGGAAGCCGAGGTGCGTGACGGCGAGTACGTCACGCGCGGCCAGATCCTGGGCGGCAACGTGGTCAGCAAGATGGACGGCCTGGCGCAGTACCGCTTCCCGCGCCGCGCGGTCATCGCGTACGCCGAGGAAGTCGAGGCCAGCCTGCCGCTGCCCGCCGACGCGCTGGTCGAGCAGGACGCCTTCCGCGCCGGGGAGATCCTGGCGGAACTGGAAGCCGACGTGCAGATCACCGCTCCGGTGGACGGCACGGTGTTCCTGCACGAGATGGGTGAGGACAGCGTCATGGTCGAGATCCGCGAGACCCTGGCCGCCGCGCCTGCCGCTGACGACGAGGAAGAGGCCGCCGCGCCCATGGGCGAGGTCCTGAGCCGCGTGTACGTGCCTCACGGCATGAACGTGCAGGTCGTGCACGGCGAGATCATCGAGGCCGGAGCCGTGCTGGCCGACGCCGCGAGCGGCACCCGCCTGCGCGTCAGCCGTGACAGCCGCCTCTCGGCCGTCACCTTCCCCAAGAAGAAGGGGGACGTGCAGGTCACGGCGCACTGGACGCGCCGCGCCGAGTACGGCATCCAGCCGCAGATGCACGTCCTGGTCGGAGACGGCAGCGAGGTCCGCCGTGGTCAGAAGATCATCGGCGCCATCGACAAGGAAGAGGAAGTCGTGGCGGAAGCCGACGGCGTCATCACCCTGCACAACCCCGCCAGCATCATCGTCAGCAAGGCCAAGGTGTACACCTACGACGACGAGCCCCTCGTCGTGAACGGTGACCGCGTCGAGCCCGGCGACGAGCTTGCCGACGGTGGCAACCTCCAGAGCGACATCAGCGGCCGCATCGAGATCGACCTGGTCCGCAAGCAGGTCCGTGTGATCGAGTCGTACGACTTCGAGGCGAAGATGGGCGCCGAGGCCGTCAAGGAACTCCTGGACGACCTGAACCTCGACGAGCTGGAAGTCGAACTGAACGAGATGATGAAGGACTCCAGCCGCCACAAGCGCGCCAAGGCCCGCAAGCGCCTGGAAGTGACCCGCGCCTTCAAGCGCAGCGGCAACCACCCCAGCTGGATGATCCTGAACACCGTGCCCGTCATGCCCCCGGACCTGCGTCCGATGGTGCAGGTGGACGGCGGCCGCTTCGCGACGTCGGACCTGAACGACCTGTACCGCCGCCTGATCAACCGCAACAACCGCCTGAAGAAACTGATGAGCCAGGGCGCGCCGGACATGATCATCCGCAACGAGAAGCGCATGCTTCAGGAAGCGGTGGACGCCCTGATCGACAACGGCCGCCGCGGCAGCCCCGTCACCAACCCCGGCAGCGACCGCTCGCTGCGTTCCCTGACCGACCTGCTCGGCGGGAAACAGGGCCGCTTCCGTCAGAACCTGCTCGGGAAGCGCGTGGACTACTCCGGCCGAAGCGTGATCGTGGTCGGCCCGCAGCTCAAGCTGCACCAGTGCGGTGTGCCCAAGCGCATGGCGCTCGAACTCTTCAAGCCGTTCCTGTTCAAGGTGCTCGAAGAGAAGGGCGAGGTCACGAACATCAAGCAGGCCCGCAAGATGCTCGAACGCTACCGCGACACCCGCGACAGCGTCTGGGACGCCCTGGAAGAGGTCATCGAGGACAAGGTCGTGCTGCTCAACCGCGCGCCCACCCTGCACCGACTGGGCATCCAGGCCTTCGAGCCCGTGCTGGTCGAGGGTCAGTCCATCCAGCTGCACCCGCTGGTCTGTGAAGCCTTCAACGCCGACTTCGACGGCGACCAGATGGCCATCCACGTCCCCCTGAGCGCCCAGGCGCAGGCCGAGGCGCGCATCCAGATGCTCAGCGCGCACAACCTGCTGTCCCCCGCGAACGGCGAGCCGAACGTCAAGCCCAGCCGCGACATCATCCTGGGGATCTTCACGCTGACCCTGCTGCGCACCGACAACCTCGGCGCGGGCAGCGAGTTCAGCAGCGAGCAGGACGCCCTGGCCGCCCTGGACGCCGGGAAGATCGCGCTGAACAGCGCCATCACCGTGAACGGCCGGGAAACCAGCGCCGGACGCCTGAAGTACGTCTTCAGCAACCCGGACGAGGCCATCATGGCCGTGAACCGCGGCACCATCGACCACCAGGACTTCGTGCGCATCCGCCTGAACGGCGTGACGTACGACACCAGCGCGGGCCGCGTGATGTTCCGCCGGATCGTGCAGGAGGCGCTGGGCACCCAGGCCGCCCTGGTCGACACCCTCGTGAACCTGGAAACGGCGTACGAGAAAGACCACCTGAAAGACATGATCATGGCGTGCTTCAAGCACCTGGGGATCGAGGCGACCGCCGGGCTGCTCGACGGCCTGAAGGACGCGGGCTTCAAGCTCTCCACGACCTCCGGCATCACCATCGGCATCGACGACATCGTCATCCCGCCCGCCAAGACCGAGATCCTGGCCGAAGCGGACGCCAAGGTCGCCGAGATCGAGCAGAACTTCGAGTTCGGCTTCATGACCGAGGAAGAGCGCTACAAGCAGGTCGTGCAGCTCTGGAACGACACCAAGGACGAAGTCAAGAACGCCATGTTCGACAACTTCGGCAAGAACTACCCCTTCAACCCCCTGTGGATCATGAGCCTGTCGGGCGCCCGTGGTAACGCGCAGCAGATCACGCAGCTCGCCGGGATGCGCGGCCTGATGGCCCGCCCCGACGGCAGCACCATCGAAGTGCCGATCCGCGCCTCCTTCCGCGAGGGCCTGTCCGTGCTGGAGTACTTCATCAGCACCCACGGCGCCCGTAAGGGTGGGGCCGACACCGCGCTGCGTACCGCCGACTCCGGCTACCTGACCCGTAAGCTGGTCGACGTGGCCCACGAAGTCGTCGTGCGCGACGTGGACTGCGGCACCACCGACTACACCGCCATCCCGCTGGGCGCCGTGGACGAGCGCACGGGCGAATGGCGCAGCCGCAAGGCCAGCGAGATCGAAACCAGCATCTACGGCCGCACCCTGACCGACGCCGTGGAAATCGACGGCCACACCATCGAAGCCGACACCATGCTGTCCCTGGAAGACGTCAAGGCGATCACCAGGAACGCCAAGGTCCTCCAGAGCGTGTTCGTGCGCACCCCCCTGAACTGCCGCGTCAAGAGTGGCGTGTGCCAGAAGTGCTACGGCTACGACCTCTCGCAGGCCAAGCCCGTCAGCATGGGCGAAGCGGTCGGTGTGGTCGCCGCCGAATCCATCGGGGAACCCGGCACGCAGCTCACCATGCGTACCTTCCACACCGGCGGGGTCGCCGGCAGCGGCGGCGGGGACATCACCATGGGTCTGCCCCGCGTGATCGAACTGTTCGAGGCCCGCAAGCCCAAGACCAGCGCGGCCGTGGCTGACCGTGACGGCACCGTCCGCATCGAGGAAGAGGAAGAACGCTACCTCGTGCGCATCGAGGCCGACGACGACCAGTACTCCAGCAAGACCGCCACCAAGATCAGCAAGAGCCTGCGCATGATCGTCAAGGACGGCGACCGCGTCGAGGCCGGCCAGCCGCTCACGCGCGGCGCCATCAACCCCCACGACCTGCTGCTGTACAAGGACACCGACGCCGCCCAGCGCTACCTGGTGGAAGAAGTGCAGCGCGTGTACCGCAGCCAGGGCGTGAAGGTCCACGACAAGCACATCGAAGTGATCGTCCGCCAGATGCTCCGCTGGGTCGAGATCACCGACGGCGGCGACACCGAACTGCTCGAAGGGCAGACCGTGGAACGCTGGGAAGTCGACCAGGCCAACGACCTGCTCGAAGACGGCCAGACGCCCAGCTCCTGGAAGCCGGTCCTGCTGGGCATCACCAAGAGCAGCCTGACCACCAAGAGCTGGCTGTCCGCCGCGAGCTTCCAGCACACCACGCACGTCCTGACCGAAGCCAGCATGAAGGGCCAGGTCGACGACCTGATCGGCCTGAAGGAGAACGTCATCCTCGGGAAACTGATTCCCGCCGGGACCGGCCTTCAGACCGTGCGCGACATGCAGGTCGCCGACGACCGCACGCTCGAGAAGTACGGCGAGAACAACACCAGCAGCGACTCCGTCACCGGGGACCGCTCCTACGACGACACCCGCCCGGGCGTCGTGAACGACAACGTCACGTACACCAACTGA
- the rpoB gene encoding DNA-directed RNA polymerase subunit beta, translating to MSLTGKGPRIERFGDIAEVIPLPNLTEIQVNSFRAFLQADKAPEQRENVGLQSAFKEVFPIDETEKGRSTGLVLDYLEYRLGEPPYTPEECREKDVTYQAPMYAKLQLIHKDSGLIKEDQVFLGDLPLMTEDGSFVINGADRVIISQIHRSPGVYFTSSYKGIKKMYTGAIIPMPKRGPWIELEFAGGILEMKVNKRKFPVAMLLRVLGYDDTSLKALFTEFEPDMELPEDKSAGMGADEALLRLFTVLRPGDPPKRDKAIQYLYGLLADPRRYDLGEPGRFKMNTKLGVQREERTLLNFEDGKFTDAGLVDTIRYLMALQYGRETVSMEGADGVMHDVLVGEDDIDHLGNRRVRTVGELLADQLRVGMGRMARGVRERMLLGNPDAATPTKLVNNRPIVAAVREFFGRSQLSQFKDQTNPLSDLRHKRRISALGPGGLTRERAGFDVRDVHRTHYGRICPIETPEGANIGLISSLASYAKVNGLGFIEAPYRRVENGLVTSDVVYMTADIEDRYTVAQANSPLNDDGTFSDERVLARRKGDPLWYTPEEVDFMDVSPKQIVSINTSLIPFLEHDDANRALMGSNMQSQAVPLVRADSPAVGTGVESRVVTDSGTSVVSDVTGKVTYVDARNIQVTLTEDAPGIGYSAGNVRTFELVRFTRSNQGTNLDQHPIVDIGDMVKAGQVIADGPASDLGRLALGQNITIAIMPFDGFNFEDAICISEGLVRKDFYTSVHIEKDEIEARDTKLGPEKITRDIPGLSEAALRDLDEDGIVRVGAEVKPGDILVGKTSFKGESEPTPEERLLRSIFGEKAREVKDTSLRVQSGQGGIVVKTVRFRRGDEGVDLKPGVKEMVRVYVAQKRQLQVGDKVANRHGNKGVVSKIMAPEDMPYLEDGTPVDLVFNPLGVPSRMNLGQILETHLGEVARLTGQKFETPVFDSVTEASIKEMLEVAAAERLQARKDDGFELDKREQEVLDRAGKVGVVDAPEGDYERAQMQLARTGKSVLYDGRSGEPISGPVVVGTMYVMKLYHMVEDKLHARSTGPYSLITQQPLGGKAQFGGQRFGEMEVWALEAYGAAHVLQEMLTIKSDDIDGRDAAYQSIVKGEEVSGSTIPESFKVLVKELHSLGLDVEVLDAYDKNVDIFEGMMPKR from the coding sequence ATGAGTTTGACCGGTAAAGGACCCCGCATCGAGCGTTTCGGTGACATCGCGGAAGTGATTCCCCTTCCCAACCTGACGGAAATCCAGGTGAACTCGTTCCGCGCGTTCCTCCAGGCCGACAAGGCCCCGGAGCAGCGTGAGAACGTGGGCCTGCAGAGTGCGTTCAAAGAAGTCTTCCCCATCGACGAGACCGAGAAGGGCCGCAGCACGGGCCTGGTCCTCGATTACCTCGAGTACCGTCTGGGCGAGCCGCCCTACACGCCCGAGGAATGCCGCGAGAAGGACGTCACGTACCAGGCGCCGATGTACGCCAAGCTGCAACTGATCCACAAGGACAGCGGCCTGATCAAGGAAGACCAGGTGTTCCTGGGCGACCTGCCCCTGATGACCGAGGACGGGTCTTTCGTCATCAACGGCGCGGACCGCGTGATCATCTCGCAGATCCACCGCAGCCCCGGCGTGTACTTCACCTCGTCCTACAAGGGCATCAAGAAGATGTACACCGGCGCGATCATCCCCATGCCCAAGCGCGGCCCCTGGATCGAACTGGAGTTCGCGGGCGGCATCCTGGAAATGAAGGTCAACAAGCGCAAGTTCCCCGTGGCGATGCTGCTGCGCGTCCTCGGCTACGACGACACCAGCCTCAAGGCGCTGTTCACGGAGTTCGAGCCGGACATGGAACTGCCCGAGGACAAGAGCGCGGGCATGGGCGCCGACGAGGCGCTGCTGCGCCTGTTCACGGTGCTGCGCCCCGGCGATCCGCCCAAGCGTGACAAGGCCATCCAGTACCTGTACGGGCTGCTGGCCGACCCGCGCCGCTACGACCTGGGCGAACCCGGCCGCTTCAAGATGAACACCAAGCTGGGCGTGCAGCGTGAAGAACGCACCCTGCTGAACTTCGAGGACGGCAAGTTCACGGACGCCGGTCTGGTGGACACCATCCGTTACCTGATGGCGCTGCAGTACGGCCGCGAGACGGTCAGCATGGAAGGCGCGGACGGCGTGATGCACGACGTGCTGGTCGGCGAGGACGACATCGATCACCTCGGCAACCGCCGCGTGCGCACCGTGGGCGAACTGCTCGCCGATCAGCTGCGCGTGGGCATGGGCCGCATGGCGCGTGGCGTGCGCGAGCGCATGCTGCTCGGCAACCCGGACGCCGCGACCCCCACGAAACTCGTGAACAACCGCCCCATCGTGGCGGCCGTGCGCGAATTCTTCGGGCGCAGCCAGCTCTCGCAGTTCAAGGACCAGACCAACCCCCTGTCGGACCTGCGCCACAAGCGCCGTATCTCCGCGCTGGGGCCGGGCGGTCTGACCCGCGAACGCGCGGGCTTCGACGTGCGTGACGTTCACCGTACCCACTACGGCCGCATCTGCCCGATCGAGACGCCGGAAGGCGCCAACATCGGCCTGATCAGCAGTCTGGCCTCCTACGCGAAGGTGAACGGCCTGGGCTTCATCGAGGCGCCGTACCGCCGCGTCGAGAACGGCCTGGTCACCAGCGACGTGGTCTACATGACCGCCGACATCGAGGACCGTTACACCGTCGCGCAGGCCAACAGCCCGCTGAACGACGACGGAACCTTCAGTGACGAGCGCGTCCTGGCCCGCCGCAAGGGCGATCCCCTCTGGTACACGCCCGAAGAAGTGGACTTCATGGACGTGTCCCCGAAACAGATCGTTTCGATCAACACCAGCCTGATTCCCTTCCTGGAGCACGACGACGCCAACCGCGCCCTGATGGGTTCCAACATGCAGTCGCAGGCCGTGCCGCTCGTGCGTGCCGACAGCCCCGCCGTGGGGACCGGCGTCGAGAGCCGCGTGGTGACCGACAGCGGCACCAGCGTCGTCAGTGACGTCACGGGCAAGGTCACGTACGTGGACGCCCGCAACATCCAGGTCACCCTGACCGAGGATGCGCCCGGCATCGGCTACAGCGCCGGTAACGTCCGCACCTTCGAACTCGTGCGCTTCACGCGCAGCAACCAGGGCACCAACCTCGACCAGCACCCCATCGTGGACATCGGTGACATGGTCAAGGCCGGTCAGGTCATCGCGGACGGTCCCGCCAGCGACCTGGGCCGCCTCGCGCTGGGTCAGAACATCACGATTGCGATCATGCCCTTCGACGGCTTCAACTTCGAAGACGCGATCTGCATCAGCGAGGGTCTGGTCCGCAAGGACTTCTACACCAGCGTGCACATCGAAAAAGACGAGATCGAGGCGCGCGACACCAAGCTCGGGCCCGAGAAGATCACCCGCGACATCCCCGGCCTGAGCGAGGCCGCGCTGCGCGACCTCGACGAGGACGGCATCGTGCGCGTCGGGGCCGAGGTCAAGCCCGGCGACATCCTGGTCGGCAAGACCTCCTTCAAGGGTGAAAGCGAACCCACCCCGGAAGAGCGTCTGCTGCGCTCGATCTTCGGTGAGAAGGCCCGCGAAGTGAAGGACACCAGCCTGCGCGTGCAGTCCGGCCAGGGCGGCATCGTCGTGAAGACCGTGCGCTTCCGCCGCGGCGACGAGGGCGTGGACCTCAAGCCCGGCGTGAAGGAAATGGTCCGCGTGTACGTGGCCCAGAAACGCCAGCTGCAGGTCGGCGACAAGGTCGCGAACCGCCACGGGAACAAGGGCGTGGTCTCCAAGATCATGGCCCCCGAGGACATGCCCTACCTGGAAGACGGCACCCCCGTCGACCTGGTGTTCAACCCGCTGGGCGTGCCGTCCCGCATGAACCTCGGGCAGATCCTGGAAACCCACCTCGGTGAAGTGGCCCGCCTGACCGGACAGAAGTTCGAGACGCCCGTGTTCGACTCCGTGACCGAGGCGTCCATCAAGGAAATGCTGGAAGTCGCGGCGGCCGAACGCCTCCAGGCCCGCAAGGACGACGGTTTCGAGCTCGACAAGCGCGAGCAGGAAGTCCTCGACCGCGCCGGGAAGGTCGGCGTCGTCGACGCGCCCGAAGGCGACTACGAACGCGCCCAGATGCAACTGGCCCGCACCGGCAAGAGCGTCCTGTACGACGGCCGCAGCGGCGAACCCATCAGCGGCCCGGTCGTGGTCGGCACCATGTACGTCATGAAGCTCTACCACATGGTGGAAGACAAACTGCACGCCCGCTCCACCGGCCCGTACAGCCTCATCACCCAGCAGCCCCTCGGCGGGAAGGCCCAGTTCGGCGGCCAGCGCTTCGGGGAGATGGAAGTGTGGGCGCTCGAAGCGTACGGCGCCGCGCACGTCCTGCAGGAAATGCTGACCATCAAGTCCGACGACATCGACGGCCGCGACGCCGCGTACCAGAGCATCGTCAAGGGCGAGGAAGTCTCGGGCAGCACCATCCCCGAGTCGTTCAAGGTGCTCGTCAAGGAACTCCACTCGCTGGGCCTGGACGTCGAAGTGCTCGACGCGTACGACAAGAACGTCGACATCTTCGAAGGCATGATGCCCAAGCGCTAA